One Streptomyces sp. CNQ-509 DNA window includes the following coding sequences:
- a CDS encoding enoyl-CoA hydratase/isomerase family protein: protein MGEGIAVRTHEHVAELVLDRPEAMNAVSTELARALTETTARLAADASVRAVVLTSSHERAFCVGADLKERNAFTDADMHRHRPTSRAAYTGVLELPMPAIAAVHGFALGGGYELALSCDFIVADETAVVGLPEVSVGVVPGGGGTQLLPRRVGSARAAELIFTARRVEAAEAHELGLVDRLVPAGEARTTALDLARRIAGNSPVGVRAAKRALRLGHGRELRAGLEIEDAAWHRTALSADRKEGVAAFNEKRRPEWPGA from the coding sequence ATGGGCGAGGGCATCGCCGTCCGCACGCACGAGCACGTCGCCGAGCTGGTCCTCGACCGGCCCGAGGCCATGAACGCCGTCTCCACCGAGCTGGCCCGCGCGCTCACCGAGACCACCGCGCGGCTGGCCGCCGACGCGTCGGTACGGGCCGTGGTCCTCACCTCCAGCCACGAGCGCGCGTTCTGCGTCGGCGCGGACCTCAAGGAGCGCAACGCCTTCACCGACGCCGACATGCACCGCCACCGCCCCACGTCGCGCGCCGCGTACACGGGGGTGCTGGAGCTGCCGATGCCGGCCATCGCGGCGGTGCACGGCTTCGCGCTCGGCGGGGGGTACGAGCTGGCGCTGTCCTGCGACTTCATCGTCGCCGACGAGACCGCGGTGGTCGGGCTGCCGGAGGTGTCGGTCGGGGTGGTGCCGGGAGGCGGCGGGACGCAGTTGCTCCCCCGCCGGGTGGGCTCGGCGCGCGCCGCCGAGCTGATCTTCACCGCACGCCGGGTGGAGGCGGCGGAGGCCCACGAGCTGGGCCTGGTCGACCGGCTGGTGCCGGCGGGCGAGGCGCGTACGACGGCGCTGGACCTGGCCCGGCGGATCGCGGGCAACTCGCCGGTGGGCGTGCGGGCCGCGAAGCGGGCGCTGCGGCTGGGCCACGGGCGGGAGCTGCGGGCGGGGCTGGAGATCGAGGACGCGGCCTGGCACCGCACGGCGCTGTCGGCGGACCGGAAGGAAGGCGTGGCCGCGTTCAACGAGAAGCGCAGGCCGGAGTGGCCGGGGGCGTGA
- the hutH gene encoding histidine ammonia-lyase yields MNMHSRPAPVVLGPAGTTADDVLAVARRGAPVELSVRALDALAAARRVVDDLAAKPDPVYGVSTGFGALAVRHISPDLRVQLQRNIVRSHAAGMGPRVEREVVRALMFLRLKTLASGHTGVRPEVAQAMAGMLNAGITPVVHEYGSLGCSGDLAPLSHCALALMGEGDAEGPDGTVHPAADLLAAHGLTPVTLREKEGLALLNGTDGMLGMLLMACADFAALLTAADVTAALTLEALLGTDRVLAPELHAVRPHPGQAASAANMLKVLDGSGLTGHHQTGHDGQPAAPRVQDAYSVRCAPQVAGAGRDTLAHARTVAERELAAAVDNPVVIDGRVESNGNFHGAPVAYVLDFLAVAAADLGSIAERRTDRLLDKNRSHGLPAFLAGDPGVDSGLMIAQYTQAALVGELKRLAVPASADSIPSSAMQEDHVSMGWSAARKLRTAIDHLTRVLAVEMYAATRAVELRAGLTPAPATQAVLRAVRDAGVAGPGDDRFLSPDLAAAEGFIRSGRLVTAVESVTGPLS; encoded by the coding sequence ATGAATATGCACTCCCGCCCCGCGCCCGTCGTCCTCGGGCCCGCCGGCACCACCGCGGACGACGTCCTCGCGGTCGCCCGCCGCGGCGCCCCGGTCGAGCTGTCCGTACGTGCCCTCGACGCGCTCGCCGCCGCGCGCCGCGTCGTGGACGACCTCGCCGCCAAGCCCGACCCGGTGTACGGGGTCTCCACCGGCTTCGGCGCGCTCGCCGTCCGGCACATCAGCCCCGACCTGCGCGTGCAGCTCCAGCGCAACATCGTCCGCTCGCACGCGGCCGGCATGGGCCCGCGGGTGGAGCGCGAGGTCGTACGGGCGCTGATGTTCCTGCGCCTGAAGACGCTGGCCTCCGGCCACACCGGCGTACGCCCCGAGGTCGCGCAGGCGATGGCCGGGATGCTCAACGCCGGCATCACCCCCGTCGTCCACGAGTACGGCTCCCTCGGCTGCTCCGGCGACCTCGCCCCCCTCTCGCACTGCGCGCTGGCGCTCATGGGCGAGGGCGACGCCGAAGGCCCCGACGGCACCGTGCACCCCGCCGCGGACCTGCTCGCGGCGCACGGCCTCACGCCCGTGACGCTGCGCGAGAAGGAGGGCCTCGCACTGCTCAACGGCACCGACGGGATGCTCGGCATGCTGCTCATGGCCTGCGCCGATTTCGCCGCGCTGCTCACCGCCGCCGACGTCACCGCCGCGCTCACCCTGGAGGCCCTGCTCGGCACGGACCGGGTGCTCGCGCCCGAGCTGCACGCCGTGCGCCCCCACCCCGGCCAGGCCGCCAGCGCCGCCAACATGCTCAAGGTGCTCGACGGCTCCGGCCTCACCGGCCACCACCAGACCGGCCACGACGGCCAGCCCGCCGCGCCCCGGGTGCAGGACGCGTACTCCGTGCGCTGCGCGCCCCAGGTCGCGGGCGCCGGCCGGGACACCCTCGCCCACGCCCGTACGGTCGCGGAGCGCGAGCTGGCCGCCGCGGTCGACAACCCGGTGGTGATCGACGGCCGGGTCGAGTCCAACGGCAACTTCCACGGCGCCCCCGTCGCGTACGTCCTGGACTTCCTCGCCGTCGCCGCCGCCGACCTCGGCTCCATCGCCGAGCGCCGCACCGACCGGCTGCTGGACAAGAACCGCAGCCACGGCCTGCCCGCCTTCCTGGCCGGCGACCCCGGCGTGGACTCGGGCCTGATGATCGCCCAGTACACGCAGGCCGCGCTGGTCGGCGAACTGAAGCGGCTGGCCGTCCCGGCGTCGGCGGACTCCATCCCCTCGTCGGCGATGCAGGAGGACCACGTCTCGATGGGCTGGTCCGCGGCGCGCAAGCTGCGTACCGCGATCGATCACCTGACCAGGGTGCTGGCCGTCGAGATGTACGCGGCCACCCGCGCCGTCGAGTTGCGCGCCGGGCTCACGCCGGCGCCCGCCACACAGGCCGTGCTGCGCGCCGTGCGCGACGCGGGGGTCGCGGGGCCGGGGGACGACCGGTTCCTGTCGCCGGACCTGGCCGCGGCGGAGGGATTCATCCGTTCCGGGCGGCTCGTCACGGCCGTGGAGTCCGTCACAGGGCCTCTTTCCTGA
- a CDS encoding acyl-CoA carboxylase subunit beta: MAQEPPAEMADSHTTGGRLADLSRRIEEATHAGSARAVEKQHAKGKLTARERVDLLLDDGSFTELDEFARHRATNFGIEANRPYGDGVVTGYGTVDGRPVVVYSQDFTVFGGSLGEVYGEKIVKAMDFAMKTGCPIIGINDGGGARIQEGVVALGLFAEIFRRNVHGSGVVPQISVIVGPCAGGAVYSPAITDFTVMVDGISHMFITGPDVIKTVTGEDVGFEELGGARTHNTTSGVAHHMAGDEKDAFDYVKALLSYLPSNNLSDPPAFPEEGEASVTDEDRELDTLIPDSASQPYDMHAAIEHVLDDREFLETQALYAPNIITGFGRVEGHPVGVVANQPMQFAGCLDIKASEKAARFVRTCDAFNVPVLTFVDVPGFLPGTDQEYDGIIRRGAKLIYAYAEATVPLITVITRKAFGGAYDVMGSKHLGADLNLAWPTARIAVMGAQGAVNILYRRTLAAIGDEQERETRRAELIREYEDALLNPYAAAERGYVDAVIMPSETRRQVAKGLRVLRTKRETLPPKKHGNIPL; the protein is encoded by the coding sequence ATGGCCCAGGAGCCCCCCGCCGAGATGGCGGACAGCCACACGACGGGCGGCCGGCTCGCCGATCTGAGCCGGCGGATCGAGGAGGCCACGCACGCCGGGTCGGCGCGCGCGGTGGAGAAGCAGCACGCGAAGGGCAAGCTGACCGCGCGCGAGCGGGTCGACCTGCTGCTGGACGACGGGTCGTTCACGGAGCTGGACGAGTTCGCCCGGCACCGCGCGACGAACTTCGGCATCGAGGCGAACCGCCCGTACGGCGACGGCGTGGTCACCGGCTACGGGACCGTCGACGGCCGCCCCGTCGTGGTGTATTCGCAGGACTTCACGGTCTTCGGCGGCTCCCTCGGCGAGGTCTACGGCGAGAAGATCGTCAAGGCGATGGACTTCGCCATGAAGACCGGCTGCCCGATCATCGGCATCAACGACGGCGGCGGCGCGCGCATCCAGGAGGGCGTCGTCGCGCTGGGGCTCTTCGCGGAGATCTTCCGCCGCAACGTGCACGGCTCGGGTGTCGTCCCGCAGATCAGCGTCATCGTCGGCCCGTGCGCGGGCGGCGCGGTCTACTCCCCGGCCATCACGGACTTCACCGTCATGGTGGACGGTATCTCGCACATGTTCATCACGGGCCCCGACGTCATCAAGACCGTCACCGGCGAGGACGTCGGCTTCGAGGAGCTGGGCGGCGCCCGTACGCACAACACCACCTCCGGTGTCGCCCACCACATGGCGGGCGACGAGAAGGACGCCTTCGACTACGTCAAGGCGCTGCTGTCGTACCTGCCGTCGAACAACCTCAGCGACCCGCCCGCCTTCCCCGAGGAGGGCGAGGCGTCGGTCACGGACGAGGACCGGGAGCTGGACACCCTCATCCCGGACTCGGCGAGCCAGCCGTACGACATGCACGCGGCCATCGAACACGTGCTGGACGACCGCGAGTTCCTGGAGACCCAGGCGCTGTACGCGCCGAACATCATCACCGGCTTCGGCCGCGTCGAGGGCCACCCCGTCGGCGTCGTCGCCAACCAGCCGATGCAGTTCGCCGGCTGCCTGGACATCAAGGCCAGCGAGAAGGCCGCCCGCTTCGTGCGCACCTGCGACGCGTTCAACGTCCCCGTGCTCACCTTCGTCGACGTCCCCGGCTTCCTGCCGGGCACGGACCAGGAGTACGACGGGATCATCCGCCGCGGCGCCAAGCTCATCTACGCCTACGCCGAGGCCACCGTGCCGCTGATCACGGTGATCACCCGCAAGGCGTTCGGCGGCGCGTACGACGTCATGGGATCCAAGCACCTCGGCGCGGACCTGAACCTGGCGTGGCCCACCGCGCGGATCGCCGTCATGGGCGCCCAGGGCGCGGTGAACATCCTCTACCGCCGCACGCTCGCCGCCATCGGGGACGAGCAGGAGCGGGAGACGCGGCGCGCGGAGCTGATCAGGGAGTACGAGGACGCGCTGCTGAACCCGTATGCGGCGGCGGAACGCGGGTATGTGGATGCCGTCATCATGCCGTCGGAGACGCGGCGGCAGGTGGCGAAGGGGCTGCGGGTGCTGCGCACCAAGCGGGAGACGCTGCCGCCGAAGAAGCACGGGAACATCCCGCTGTAG
- the mmpB gene encoding morphogenic membrane protein MmpB: protein MLWSDPPDEPDAELRAAERRLRRAGWLLALAAVVTMALGAAGPDVLPT, encoded by the coding sequence ATGCTCTGGTCCGACCCTCCAGACGAGCCCGACGCGGAGTTGCGTGCGGCGGAACGGCGGCTGCGCCGCGCCGGCTGGCTGCTTGCGCTGGCGGCGGTGGTGACGATGGCGCTGGGGGCGGCAGGACCCGACGTCCTGCCCACGTGA
- a CDS encoding acyl-CoA carboxylase epsilon subunit: protein MSDEIKVVRGNPTAEELAAALAVVQARAASSVPGGRGGPAGEWADPARRVLARRTPQPGPKAWRTTYWPS, encoded by the coding sequence ATGTCCGACGAGATCAAGGTGGTCCGGGGCAACCCGACGGCGGAGGAACTGGCGGCGGCGCTGGCGGTGGTCCAGGCGCGGGCGGCGTCGTCCGTGCCGGGCGGGCGGGGCGGTCCCGCCGGCGAGTGGGCGGATCCGGCGCGGCGGGTGCTGGCCCGGCGGACGCCGCAGCCGGGGCCGAAGGCGTGGCGTACGACGTACTGGCCGTCGTAG
- a CDS encoding biotin--[acetyl-CoA-carboxylase] ligase, with translation MSADRGSRWSDLDRPPLNADALRRALVRAGGLWTSLDVVEATGSTNADLAARAREGAAEGAVLVAEEQTAGRGRLDRRWSAPPRSGLFFSVLLRPEGVPVSRWGWLPLLAGVAVATALPRAAGVDTALKWPNDVLVTVEGEERKAGGILVERPDAASESVVLGIGINVTLRADELPVPQAGSLALAGAKVTDRDPLLRAMLRSLERWYGSWRTAGGDPAGARLQETYAAGCATLGRQVRAELPGGTAVTGEAVAVDGDGRLVLATAAGLAEPVSAGDVVHLRSADEAE, from the coding sequence ATGAGTGCAGATCGGGGAAGCCGCTGGTCCGACCTCGACCGTCCGCCGCTGAACGCCGACGCGCTGCGCCGGGCGCTCGTACGGGCCGGAGGGCTGTGGACGTCGCTCGACGTCGTCGAGGCCACCGGCTCCACGAACGCCGACCTCGCCGCGCGCGCCCGCGAGGGTGCGGCCGAGGGCGCGGTGCTCGTCGCCGAGGAGCAGACGGCGGGGCGCGGGCGGCTGGACCGCCGGTGGTCGGCACCGCCCCGATCCGGGCTCTTCTTCTCCGTACTGCTGCGCCCCGAGGGCGTTCCCGTCAGCCGGTGGGGCTGGCTGCCGCTGCTCGCGGGCGTCGCCGTCGCGACCGCGCTGCCACGGGCCGCGGGTGTGGACACGGCGCTGAAGTGGCCGAACGACGTGCTCGTGACCGTCGAAGGCGAGGAGCGCAAGGCGGGCGGCATCCTCGTGGAGCGCCCCGACGCCGCGAGCGAGTCCGTGGTCCTCGGCATCGGCATCAACGTCACCCTGCGCGCGGACGAACTGCCCGTCCCGCAGGCCGGCTCGCTGGCCCTGGCCGGGGCGAAGGTCACCGACCGCGATCCGCTGCTGCGCGCGATGCTGCGGTCGCTGGAGCGGTGGTACGGAAGCTGGCGTACCGCCGGCGGCGACCCGGCCGGCGCCCGGCTCCAGGAGACGTACGCGGCGGGCTGCGCGACGCTCGGCCGGCAGGTCCGCGCGGAGCTGCCGGGCGGGACTGCGGTGACGGGGGAGGCCGTCGCGGTGGACGGTGACGGCCGGCTGGTGCTGGCGACGGCTGCGGGGCTGGCGGAGCCGGTCAGTGCGGGGGACGTGGTGCACCTGCGATCCGCGGACGAAGCGGAGTGA
- a CDS encoding GGDEF domain-containing protein, protein MTGNGRPPDQPLRAVVELALALAEAVTPRDTMRAAAAGARRALAGSFAAVSVWERESGRLRVLVNDGERTPGEEEFPPDESYALRDFPDLAVRGGPWRATSGSPGPRGEMLRRRGRGSGLFVPILVHGQAWGELYVARPRGAAAFSPYDESVAAALSAVVAAGLAQSERLEEARRLAFTDPLTGLANRRALDLRLDEAVERHRAEGTVVSLVVCDVNGLKEVNDSLGHAGGDRLLERFGSLLSRHGAALPGTLAARLGGDEFCLLSAGPPADDVVRTATELCAQAATLDPGRGVACGVASTGDPIGPVPSGRRLLRLADAAQYAAKAAGSEGPVVAGRDREVTRLADDPPRGRSRRTFRGRQAGSRG, encoded by the coding sequence GTGACGGGCAACGGCCGGCCCCCGGACCAACCGCTGCGCGCCGTGGTCGAGCTGGCCTTGGCGCTGGCGGAGGCGGTCACGCCCCGCGACACGATGCGTGCGGCGGCGGCGGGTGCCAGGCGCGCGCTGGCCGGATCGTTCGCTGCGGTCTCCGTCTGGGAGCGGGAGAGCGGGCGGCTGCGGGTGCTCGTGAACGACGGCGAGCGGACGCCCGGTGAGGAGGAGTTCCCGCCGGACGAGTCGTACGCCCTGCGCGACTTCCCCGACCTGGCCGTGCGCGGCGGCCCCTGGAGGGCGACGTCCGGCTCTCCGGGACCGCGGGGGGAGATGCTGCGGCGGCGCGGGCGGGGCAGTGGCCTGTTCGTGCCGATCCTGGTGCACGGCCAGGCGTGGGGCGAGCTGTACGTGGCCCGCCCGCGCGGCGCGGCCGCCTTCAGCCCGTACGACGAGAGCGTCGCGGCGGCGCTGAGCGCGGTGGTGGCGGCGGGGCTGGCGCAGTCGGAGCGGCTGGAGGAGGCGCGGCGGCTGGCGTTCACGGACCCGCTGACGGGGCTGGCCAACCGCCGGGCGCTGGACCTGCGGCTGGACGAGGCGGTGGAGCGGCACCGGGCGGAGGGCACGGTGGTCAGCCTGGTGGTCTGCGACGTCAACGGCCTCAAGGAGGTCAACGACTCACTCGGTCACGCGGGCGGCGACCGTCTGCTGGAACGATTCGGCTCGCTGCTGTCGCGGCACGGGGCGGCGCTGCCGGGCACGCTGGCCGCCCGGCTGGGCGGCGACGAGTTCTGCCTGCTGTCGGCGGGTCCGCCGGCGGACGACGTGGTGCGGACGGCGACGGAGCTGTGCGCGCAGGCGGCGACCCTGGACCCGGGCCGGGGGGTCGCGTGCGGGGTGGCGTCGACGGGGGACCCGATCGGCCCGGTGCCGTCGGGGCGGCGGCTGCTGCGCCTGGCGGACGCGGCGCAGTACGCGGCGAAGGCGGCGGGGTCGGAGGGCCCGGTGGTGGCGGGCCGGGACAGGGAGGTGACGAGGCTGGCGGACGACCCACCGCGAGGGCGGAGCCGGAGGACGTTCAGGGGAAGACAGGCGGGGAGCCGGGGCTAG
- a CDS encoding biotin carboxylase N-terminal domain-containing protein, with protein sequence MRKVLIANRGEIAVRVARACRDAGIASVAVYAAPDRDALHVRVADEAFALGGDTPATSYLDIGKVLQAAQDSGADAVHPGYGFLSENAEFAQAVLDAGLTWIGPPPQAIRDLGDKVSARHIAQRAGAPLVAGTKDPVAGVGEVTAFAEEHGLPIAIKAAFGGGGRGLKVARTLEEVPELYESAVREAIAAFGRGECFVERYLDRPRHVETQCLADKHGNVVVVSTRDCSLQRRHQKLVEEAPAPFLSPKQNAELYRASKAILREARYEGAGTCEFLVGQDGTISFLEVNTRLQVEHPVTEEVSGIDLVREMFRIADGEELGYDDPPVRGHSFEFRINGEDPGRNFLPAPGTVTAFEPPAGPGVRLDAGVEAGSVIGPAWDSLLAKLIVTGATRQQALQRAARALDEFTVSGMATALPFHRAVVRDPAFAPASAVEPFSVHTRWIETEFAGGIPPFAGGADAEEAEESRETLVVEVGGKRLEVSLPSSLGAVASAAAGRSKPKRRAAKKSGSAVSGDALASPMQGTIVKVAVEEGQQVAEGDLVIVLEAMKMEQPINAHRAGTVKDLAAEMGATLTSGAVICEIKD encoded by the coding sequence GTGCGCAAGGTGCTCATCGCCAACCGCGGCGAAATCGCCGTCCGGGTCGCCCGCGCCTGCCGGGACGCCGGTATCGCCAGCGTGGCCGTCTACGCCGCGCCGGACCGGGACGCACTCCACGTCCGCGTGGCCGACGAGGCATTCGCGCTCGGCGGTGACACCCCGGCCACGAGCTACCTCGACATCGGCAAGGTCCTCCAGGCCGCCCAGGACTCCGGCGCGGACGCCGTCCACCCGGGGTACGGGTTCCTGTCGGAGAACGCCGAGTTCGCCCAGGCCGTCCTCGACGCGGGGCTGACGTGGATCGGCCCGCCGCCGCAGGCGATCCGCGACCTCGGCGACAAGGTGTCCGCCCGGCACATCGCCCAGCGTGCCGGCGCGCCGCTGGTGGCCGGCACGAAGGACCCGGTCGCGGGCGTCGGGGAGGTCACGGCGTTCGCGGAGGAGCACGGGCTGCCGATCGCCATCAAGGCCGCCTTCGGCGGCGGCGGTCGCGGGCTGAAGGTCGCCCGCACCCTCGAAGAGGTGCCCGAGCTGTACGAGTCGGCGGTGCGCGAGGCGATCGCCGCGTTCGGCCGCGGCGAGTGCTTCGTCGAGCGCTATCTCGACCGCCCGCGGCACGTGGAGACGCAGTGCCTCGCGGACAAGCACGGGAACGTGGTCGTGGTCTCCACCCGGGACTGCTCGCTGCAGCGCCGCCACCAGAAGCTGGTGGAGGAGGCGCCGGCGCCGTTCCTGTCGCCGAAGCAGAACGCCGAGCTGTACCGGGCGTCGAAGGCGATCCTCCGGGAGGCGCGCTACGAGGGCGCGGGCACCTGCGAGTTCCTCGTCGGCCAGGACGGCACGATCTCGTTCCTGGAGGTCAACACCCGGCTCCAGGTGGAGCACCCGGTGACCGAGGAGGTCTCGGGCATCGACCTGGTGCGGGAGATGTTCCGTATCGCCGACGGCGAGGAACTGGGGTACGACGACCCGCCGGTGCGGGGCCACTCCTTCGAGTTCCGTATCAACGGCGAGGACCCGGGACGCAACTTCCTGCCCGCGCCCGGCACCGTGACGGCCTTCGAGCCGCCGGCCGGGCCCGGCGTGCGGCTGGACGCGGGCGTGGAGGCCGGCAGCGTGATCGGCCCGGCGTGGGACTCGCTGCTGGCCAAGCTCATCGTCACGGGCGCGACCCGGCAGCAGGCGCTGCAGCGCGCGGCGCGCGCGCTGGACGAGTTCACGGTCTCCGGGATGGCGACGGCGCTGCCTTTCCACCGCGCGGTGGTACGGGATCCGGCGTTCGCGCCGGCCTCGGCGGTCGAGCCGTTCAGCGTCCACACCCGTTGGATCGAGACGGAGTTCGCGGGCGGCATCCCCCCGTTCGCCGGCGGCGCGGACGCCGAGGAGGCGGAGGAGAGCCGCGAGACGCTGGTCGTCGAGGTCGGCGGCAAGCGGCTGGAGGTGTCGCTGCCGTCGTCGCTCGGGGCGGTCGCCTCGGCGGCGGCCGGGCGGTCGAAGCCGAAGCGGCGGGCGGCGAAGAAGTCCGGCTCCGCGGTCTCGGGCGACGCGCTGGCCTCGCCCATGCAGGGCACGATCGTGAAGGTGGCGGTCGAGGAGGGGCAGCAGGTCGCGGAGGGCGATCTGGTGATCGTGCTGGAGGCGATGAAGATGGAGCAGCCCATCAACGCCCATCGCGCGGGCACGGTCAAGGACCTCGCGGCGGAGATGGGCGCGACGCTCACGTCCGGCGCCGTCATCTGCGAGATCAAGGACTGA
- a CDS encoding adenylate/guanylate cyclase domain-containing protein — MSEVAGSSGAEEPRDPAGPDGSEAASGASGTDGPAGAAGAAGGVPNAEGPEGSAAPEEPDERVDPESEDDPIAIRIEQLILGSDRRYTPFQAARAAGVPMELAARFWRAMGFADIGQAKALTEADVLALRRLAGLVEAGLLSEGMAVQVARSTGQTTARLADWQIDSFLEGLTEPQEGMSRTEIAYPLVELLLPELEEFLVYVWRRQLAAATGRVVQAQDDDEMVDRRLAVGFADLVGFTRLTRRLEEEELGELVEAFETTAADLVAAHGGRLIKTLGDEVLFSADDAGTAAEIGIRLIETLAHDETMPELRVGIAFGTVTTRMGDVFGTTVNLASRLTSIAPKDTVLVHGDFAEELIRDGAAPESEAAATAAEKAAAEGGTGEAPSYRFALQPMWQRPVRGLGVVEPWLLSRRG; from the coding sequence GTGAGTGAGGTTGCGGGCTCCTCCGGTGCGGAGGAGCCGAGGGACCCGGCGGGTCCTGACGGCTCGGAGGCCGCTTCGGGCGCTTCGGGCACCGACGGCCCGGCGGGCGCGGCGGGCGCCGCCGGGGGCGTACCAAACGCCGAGGGCCCGGAAGGTTCCGCGGCCCCGGAAGAGCCGGACGAACGGGTTGATCCGGAGAGCGAAGACGACCCGATCGCCATCCGCATCGAGCAGCTCATCCTGGGCTCCGACCGCCGCTACACGCCCTTCCAGGCCGCCCGCGCCGCGGGCGTGCCGATGGAGCTGGCGGCCCGCTTCTGGCGCGCCATGGGCTTCGCCGACATCGGCCAGGCCAAGGCGCTCACCGAGGCCGACGTGCTAGCCCTGCGGCGGCTTGCGGGCCTGGTGGAGGCGGGGCTGCTGAGCGAGGGCATGGCGGTGCAGGTGGCGCGCTCCACCGGGCAGACCACGGCCCGGCTCGCGGACTGGCAGATCGACTCCTTCCTCGAAGGGCTCACCGAGCCGCAGGAGGGCATGTCCCGTACGGAGATCGCCTACCCGCTGGTCGAGCTGCTGCTGCCGGAGCTGGAGGAGTTCCTCGTCTACGTCTGGCGCCGCCAGCTCGCCGCGGCCACCGGCCGGGTGGTCCAGGCCCAGGACGACGACGAGATGGTCGACCGCCGCCTCGCGGTCGGCTTCGCCGACCTGGTGGGCTTCACCCGGCTGACCCGGCGGCTGGAGGAGGAGGAGCTGGGCGAGCTGGTCGAGGCGTTCGAGACCACCGCCGCCGACCTGGTCGCCGCCCACGGCGGCCGGCTCATCAAGACCCTGGGCGACGAGGTGCTCTTCTCCGCGGACGACGCGGGCACGGCGGCGGAGATCGGCATCCGGCTGATCGAGACGCTGGCCCACGACGAGACGATGCCGGAGCTGCGGGTGGGCATCGCGTTCGGCACGGTGACGACGCGGATGGGCGACGTGTTCGGCACGACGGTCAACCTGGCGTCACGGCTCACGTCGATCGCGCCGAAGGACACGGTGCTGGTCCACGGCGACTTCGCCGAGGAGCTGATACGGGACGGCGCCGCCCCGGAGTCGGAGGCGGCGGCCACGGCGGCGGAGAAGGCGGCGGCGGAGGGCGGCACGGGGGAGGCCCCGTCGTACCGCTTCGCACTCCAGCCGATGTGGCAGCGCCCGGTGCGGGGTCTCGGCGTGGTGGAGCCCTGGCTGCTGAGCCGCCGCGGCTGA
- a CDS encoding nucleoside triphosphate pyrophosphatase — translation MTHHPARTLVLASQSPARLALLRQAGLAPEVVVSGVDEDAVTAATPAELALVLAEAKAGAVAARPEAAGALVVGCDSVLELDGRALGKPVDAEDATARWKAMRGRSGVLQTGHCVIDTASGRRASATAGTVVRFGEPSDAEIAAYVATGEPLYVAGAFTIDGRSSAFIDGIDGDHGNVVGISLPLLRRLLAEVGVQITDLWA, via the coding sequence ATGACCCACCACCCCGCCCGCACGCTCGTGCTCGCGTCGCAGTCCCCCGCCCGGCTCGCCCTGCTCCGGCAGGCGGGGCTCGCGCCCGAGGTCGTCGTCAGCGGTGTCGACGAGGACGCCGTCACCGCCGCGACCCCGGCGGAGCTGGCGCTGGTGCTCGCCGAGGCGAAGGCGGGCGCCGTGGCCGCGCGTCCGGAGGCGGCGGGGGCGCTGGTCGTCGGCTGCGACTCGGTGCTGGAGCTGGACGGCAGGGCGCTGGGCAAGCCGGTGGACGCCGAGGACGCCACGGCGCGGTGGAAGGCGATGCGGGGCCGCTCGGGGGTGCTGCAGACGGGGCACTGCGTGATCGACACGGCGTCGGGGCGGCGGGCGAGCGCGACCGCGGGGACGGTGGTGCGGTTCGGCGAGCCGAGCGACGCGGAGATCGCGGCGTACGTGGCGACGGGCGAACCGCTCTACGTGGCCGGGGCGTTCACCATCGACGGCCGCTCGTCGGCGTTCATCGACGGCATCGACGGCGACCACGGGAACGTCGTGGGGATCTCGCTGCCGCTGCTGCGCCGCCTGCTCGCGGAGGTGGGGGTGCAGATCACGGACCTGTGGGCGTAG